The nucleotide sequence TGGCATCGTTTCGTCCAGCCACCAACCAAGAAATGCCCCGATATACGAGAAAAATGGTGAAAATTGTGGTCATTCTTCCTACCTCCCCCTCGTGCGATTTTTATGCCCAAATTGGCAGTCGACTTCGTGCACCTGCAGGGCGCGGTCGAGCCGGCGCCACAAATCGTAATTCTTTACCGGCACCATTTGGCCATGCCACTCCCATTGCCAATTGTTTTCCCGCCAATCGTCCAGTCCGTAATCGATGCCGCGACGAACATAATTGCTGCTGGTTTGCAGCGTGACTTTGGCGGGCGAATCGATCGCTTCCAAACCCCGCACGACGGCCAGCAATTCCAGCCGTTCGCCGGGCAGTGTGGGTTCAGCATCTTCGACATCAGCCTGTTTACGACCGTCCGGCGTCTGCAGCACAAAGTGCCATTTCCCGGCATGGTCCTTACTACGGCATTCAGTTCTCAGCAGAAAATGGGGAGCGCAGACAGGCATGGCAGCAGGGTGCGAAAGGGAAAACAAAAAACAAACGGAAACCATCGCCCATACAGTTTTACTTATCGCCAGACTTTCCCCAGGCCATTCAGTTTTCCGCACCGCAAAAGTTTGCCAAATGTCTGTTCGACGGGCTCTTAGCCGTTACAATCGGCGGCGAGCGCAATCCCGGACTTTGAGGTCGGCCATTAAAGAAACAAAATGAGCGCATTTCTCGCGGATCATCGCTCGCTGGAAAGTCAATTACGCCAGCTGTTTAACGTGGTCAAGCACCAGTTGACCGTTGGGCCGTTCCAGTTCCGCATGCTCCATCCCCGCTCGGCCGACGAACTGATCGACGAAGCCGAATTCAACCGCGACGAACGGTTGCCTTATTGGGCCGAAATTTGGCCATCCGCCTTTGTGCTGGCCGGACGAATTGCGGAATTCGCCCAAGCCATTCAAGCCCAGGGGTTGCAACCCCTGGGCTTGGGCGACACTAGCGGCATGCGACAGCCGCGGTTGTTGGAACTCGGCTGCGGCTGCGGTCTGGCGGTCATGTCTGCATTATCTGCCGGATTTTCCGTCACTGCCGTCGATTACTACCCGGAAGCGCTCGACTTCGTACGCCTCAACGCCGTTTTTAACGGCCTGCCGCTACCGGAGACCCGCACCGTCGATTGGCGAAACTACCCGAATGACCTCGTCGAATTCGACATGGTCGTTGCCGCCGACGTACTGTACGAGCGCGATTATTGCCGGTTAATTGCCGGAGCATTTCGGCAATCGCTGCGACCCGGTGGTCTCGGGCTGCTTACCGATCCGCAGCGAATCAAAGCCGAGGCATTTCCCGACGAGTGCGTCCGCGCAGGTTTGCACATCCGCGGCCCGCAAGTGTCCGGACCGCTTGGTGTTCCCGGCGGCGATCCCGGCGTACGGCAAACAGTGAATTTGTTTGATATTCAACGTCCTGCGAGCCGCGCAATTTGAATGAAAAAATAAAGCCCAGGGGCGCCATCCCCTGGGCTTTAGAGCGCGCCGTTGCGCGACCCAACGAGAACACAAGAACAATTCCGAACTTCGTGGCCCGGCTTTCCACAACACCGTACGTCGCGCTTAGGCTGCCTCGGTCATGAGTTTCAGCGCCGGCACTTCGCCGGTGATGCCCACAATCCATTCTTCAAAAATGCGCACATCCAAAGCGGAGGCGCTGATCGCTTCCGGATGGAATTGCGTGCCCAGCACCCACCAGGCGTCGGTCTTGCTTTCAAAGGCCTCGATGACGCCGTCCGGTGATCGGGCGCTGACCATGAAGGCCGTGGACAGCTCGTCGACGGCCATGTGGTGCATGCTGTTGACGCGGATTTCGCCGTCGCCAAACACGCGCTCCATCAGCGTGCCGGGCACCACCTCCAATCCGTGGCGATGAGCTGTATCGAGCGAATCGGTGTGCGGAATGGCCTTAGGCATATCTTCCGGAATGTGTAAGTACAAATTGCCCCCTTGCGAAACATTAATGAGCTGCATGCCGGCGCCAATGCCGAAGACAGGAATCTTTCGCTTGGCGACCAGTTTCATCAGCAGCCTGTCCGATTCCTCGCGGCGGGCGTCCATCAACCGTGTGCTCGGATGCAACATGTAGCCGTCGTTGCGCGGGTCCAAGTCGGCTCCGCCGACCAACACCACGCCATCGAGCAAATCTAGAATTCGGTTCATGTCGTCGGCCTCGGTTAATGGCGGAATGACCACCGGCACCCCGCCCACAGCCGACACACAATCGTAATAGCCGGAGGCGATGTACGAAAAACTTGGCGCATCCTTTTTGCCAGTCCGATAGTCCGCGTTCATACCGATTAAAGGCTTCTTGCGCATGGCACTTCCTCCTTGACACATCGTGTGTCTGAAATTGGGGTGAACAAGATACGGCCCAAGCCGCTCGACGCCGGCGCGGCGTCTAACAGAATAGCTGGCATGTTTCCGTCCCTGAAATCACGCTGCTGTGTTGCCGCCGAAACACGTCAGGCCAAGTTCGGATTCCTTCCGTACTTTGCCCCCCACGAATTGTTCGGCGAGCAACGGTCCACGATCGAAAACCATCTGGCCGTGTCACCCCAGCCAGAACATTCAAACTGGCCGCCAATGTAGCGACCCGCTCGCGGCCTGCAAGCTTTTCGGTTATTTTGCGTGCAGGAAGCGATGCTATCGCAAGATAGTGTGCTAGCGGATGAGCTAAGGGAAGTAAGGAGTGAGTGGTGAGGAGTGAGTGGTTGTGGACGAAATCGTGTGGAAATTCAATGCGCCATTCAAAGGGGCAAAACATGCTCGAGAAAAGTCGTTACCGGTTGGAAGAGTTTGAACTGTATCAGGCGGCGCGTGATTTTCGGAGGAAGATTTACGGATTGCTTTCAGCACTGTCCAACACTGAAAAATATTGCCTCGACCAACAAATGCGGCGAGCTGCGGTTTCGATCACGAATAATATCGCCGAAGGGCATGGGCGTTGGCATTACCAGGAGAACATTCAGTTTTGCCGAATGGCGCGAGGGTCACTGGAAGAAATTATCGATGACCTAACCGTGTGCGAAGATCAACACTATCGCAGTTCCGCAATGCTCATCGAACTGAAACAGCAAGCCTATCAATTAATTTCGCGGATCAACGGCTATATTTCCTACTTGCGAAAATCGCAACTTAACAACAGGAGTGAGTAGCAATAACCACTC is from Pirellulales bacterium and encodes:
- a CDS encoding RNase H family protein; this encodes MVSVCFLFSLSHPAAMPVCAPHFLLRTECRSKDHAGKWHFVLQTPDGRKQADVEDAEPTLPGERLELLAVVRGLEAIDSPAKVTLQTSSNYVRRGIDYGLDDWRENNWQWEWHGQMVPVKNYDLWRRLDRALQVHEVDCQFGHKNRTRGR
- a CDS encoding four helix bundle protein; this encodes MLEKSRYRLEEFELYQAARDFRRKIYGLLSALSNTEKYCLDQQMRRAAVSITNNIAEGHGRWHYQENIQFCRMARGSLEEIIDDLTVCEDQHYRSSAMLIELKQQAYQLISRINGYISYLRKSQLNNRSE
- a CDS encoding gamma-glutamyl-gamma-aminobutyrate hydrolase family protein → MRKKPLIGMNADYRTGKKDAPSFSYIASGYYDCVSAVGGVPVVIPPLTEADDMNRILDLLDGVVLVGGADLDPRNDGYMLHPSTRLMDARREESDRLLMKLVAKRKIPVFGIGAGMQLINVSQGGNLYLHIPEDMPKAIPHTDSLDTAHRHGLEVVPGTLMERVFGDGEIRVNSMHHMAVDELSTAFMVSARSPDGVIEAFESKTDAWWVLGTQFHPEAISASALDVRIFEEWIVGITGEVPALKLMTEAA
- a CDS encoding class I SAM-dependent methyltransferase, which translates into the protein MSAFLADHRSLESQLRQLFNVVKHQLTVGPFQFRMLHPRSADELIDEAEFNRDERLPYWAEIWPSAFVLAGRIAEFAQAIQAQGLQPLGLGDTSGMRQPRLLELGCGCGLAVMSALSAGFSVTAVDYYPEALDFVRLNAVFNGLPLPETRTVDWRNYPNDLVEFDMVVAADVLYERDYCRLIAGAFRQSLRPGGLGLLTDPQRIKAEAFPDECVRAGLHIRGPQVSGPLGVPGGDPGVRQTVNLFDIQRPASRAI